DNA sequence from the Saccopteryx leptura isolate mSacLep1 chromosome 4, mSacLep1_pri_phased_curated, whole genome shotgun sequence genome:
ctttttaaatggGGAAGTTATTAAACAAGTCCTAGTCTCCTTTAATCATCCATCAATTACTTCGTTACATATTTCAGTTGTGCATCCAGAATGTTCTGATATAGTATCTTTTATATAGAATGTGAGCAAATTATTTATTGGGTGAATGActacaaagttaaaaaataatcaaggaaAAGACTATTTGTTAAACTTTTGGTTTTGGTTCATTTTCCAACAATAAAAGAGCTAACACAAAGTTGTTAATCTGTTAAGGATATTGACATTCAATTATGGTTTCTGTCTGGAAATCTTTTTAAATTggtaaaatgtttaatttcttgtTTCACTGTTCTTAACAGTTGTTTCAACTCTAACATTAAGCTTCAAAGTTGTTTTCCCTTTTGATTTTGAATGAGTAAATTTTTGTGAATTGAGGATCACTTTAAGCCACACATCAAGCCCAACTATCACAAGGGCAAACGGGAACTATTCAGTAAGACACGTTTGCACAACAGCGAGGCCAGGTGGTCTCACAACGCAGGAATGATGAGATGTAGAAATGGCAAAGGACAGAGCTGGCGGGTGGGTATCTGAACCACaaggagaaacaaagaaagggGCGTCCACCTTGGAGACTCAGTGCGCTCTCGGGGTCTGGGTGGTGGTAGGCGTTGTTATTGCTGTCCATATCTTGGAAAGAGGCACTGTGAGGCATTCTCCCACCATCGTTCTGGTACAGTGGGCCGTGCGTAGCACCATCTTGAGGCAGTGGGTGGAAAGGCTGGCGCCCCGGGCTCCTTAGAATCTTCAGGGACGAGTTCCTCTCGGGAACGTCGGGCATCAGCTCACTAATAAGACGGTGCAGGATACTGTTGTCTGGCaagctcccccttctcttttcagCTTTAATTTGGTCGCAAATGTCTTTCAGGGCGGAGTCCAGAGCCTCGAAGACAGACGTCTTACTTTTTGCCTTTTCAGTCTGCTTTTTGGGAGTGGAACTTTTTTTCCTCCGGAAAGGCACAGGGCTGACGAGAAACGCGAGTTTAGAAAGGCCGGGGTCCATGTCTTGTCTTCTGGGCTCCTCGGGGTTTTCGTGTTTGGCTCTTTCATGTTTCAACATCGTGGTAAAGCGCGTGTAGGAGGCAGGGCACCTGCCTTTGCAGGAGCTGACGAGGTGccggtgatggtgatggtggtggtggtggtggtggtggtggctggcGCCGTAGAAACTCTCCGAGGACGTGAAAGAAAAGTGATCGAAGTCACTCTCGCTGCAGAAGGACGATCCTTCGACGTGCACGTAGTCACTGTGGTCGGACACCACCCCGTCCTGGTCGCTGTCGGAGAACTCCACGTGGGGTCTCGGTTGGTCCTCACTGGTGACTTCGATGTGAATCGGCACCAGGGCTTTGGATTTGTGGCCCCGGGGCCCCTGGCAGGGGTGTCGGCTTTGACTTTCTTCCTCCAACAAAGACTCAATGGAGAACCGCCTTTGGGGGCATAAACCGTTCTGTTGTGGTTCTAGGATCACAGGAGACAACATTTCATCTCCTAAATTCGGCATGGATTTTGACTTCTGGATCAGCTTCTCAAATTCAGAGATGCGGGTGGGGACCATGTCCCTGGGCACCTCCTCGGTGGAGGACTGGCTCCAGCCGTGGAGCAGACCCTTGTTTGGTGGCTCATTTTCGTATTGCATTATTCTCGACTTCACGGAGCAGATCACCTCTGAACTCATCAGATCCTTCCGGTTGATGCGGTGCATTTTCTTGTACATTTTCAGGAACCCTGGGGCGTTGTGGGCGGACCTGTGGCGGAGCCGTGATCTGCCCTCCGGGAGGTACGGGGACGCCCACGGGACGGGGCAGCTCTCTTCCGGGTCCTCTTCGCATAGCAGGGAGCCCATGCTTTCCGACTTGGCCTTCGGGTCTGGGAAGCTATCGCTGTCATCGTTTAAGAGGTCGTCACAACTACGGGATTTGATTTTGGGGGACACCGTTTCTTCAGTGCTGCTCCAGACCTCAGCGTTCTGCCGGGCCATCTGCCAGCCGTTTTTGAAAGTAATGGCTCTCTGTGAGTCACACGGGACGTCCAAATGCTGTCTGTAAGTGTTACAGTAATCTACCTCGTTGGAGGGGTTACCGTTGAGCCCTGAGTAACTGCAAAGGGATGGACACATTTTGCTATCGTCCCCACCTTTTAATCCAGAGCAGCGTGGTGGAAGAGAGACATTTGAAGAAGTTAAAAGTTTCACAGAGAGGACAGCATGTCAGTTAGCATAAGACAGCACAGCAAAGAGAAGGCAGTGTGGGTTAAGCCAGACACTGATTGTTACACATGAAGCTTTGACTTTAGAGAACAAGGTCTACATCTGGAGTGTGATAATACCTTTTCAATGATTGTAGCTTTACAGATATTAGAGTTAACCAAACCATGTAGAAAAAGTAACTGGTGTAGTTAATCAACCATTTCTATTGAATACTTCATATATCTTTCTTATAGAGTATAGCATCTTATAAGCTAATATAGCATGATGTGGCAGTAATTTAAAGGTTTAACAGCTAATGACAAAAGTGATACAGATTTAATCAACCTAATAGGGTCAGAATTTGAACCTCATTTGATATATAATAATAGAGAGGTAGAGCCTAATttgtaaatttatatttcattaaaactCCCACAactgtattaattattttttcatgagCATTAGATAGAAAAGGctataagataaaatattttccaaaattgcAAAATCAAGATGCTTTAAACTATTGCTGCTAACATCtttccaagaaaaaataaattaaacaaaactcTCCTTAAACAAAACTAAGTTGCCTCTTTAATTGCTCTACCTAGAACATTTTATTAGGCAAGGTCTCATAAGGATAACTGGACATAATGTAAAACTTTCATCAGAGATAAAGTCATCTtgtttttctggggggggggtggtcatttaaaaaaataatttgcaattaTTTGATAATAGAGAGCTGAGCATGACCTTAATTTGGAGCATCTATGCAAATACCCTTTTCATTTGCTCTGCTGAGTTAACTAATATGAGAGAGGCCAAATGCATCTAATGATATACATTTTCTTGTTAGAAATAAACCTAGTGGAAGAAAATGTCTCTATTGACAGCTCCTGCTGTACAATCTTCCCCAAATTCTTCAAAAGTAGATAAACACATAAGTAAGTAGGTATGTAGTTCTTAGGAAAGGAAGTGGCTTAACACTCCCtaggataaaaacaaatgtcTAAATCAGTCAGAATTCTTTTAACTTTTGGGTGGTATCCAAACATAATGAATCAGTGGTATTTCCTGACCTATGTGTTACCTTAAGCTATTTGCTTGCATAAATGAGTAGAATCGGATAAAGGTGTCCTTGTTAATTTGAGGAAAGGAATCCTGAAAGGGGTTCACTCCCTCTGAGGCTTCCGGTCAGTATTCACAGCTTTACCAGGACGGGAGGAGAGCTGGTGTCTTCCATTTATCCGGACTCTAAGCATCAAAACCAGCCTGTCTTTTGCACACACACCTGCTGCCTCTCACCTTTGACTACCATGTGGCAACACTTTTAGTGCCTGCATTTGCTCTATGTTGTGTCATGGGGACTTCTGTTAGAGCTCGCTTTCCTCACACATTTCATGTTccttctctgttctgttacagCCTCAGGAGACTGGAGGAGACTGTGGTCTAGACTTAGGTGCGTAGGGacgctggttcaattcccagtccccATCTTAGCAATATTCCTGCTACGGTGGCAGTAAAGCACTCGGCAATATTTCAGAGACTGGAAGGAGTGACTTGCTCCTGTTCAGCACAACTCAGAGTTTCCAGGGAGAAGACAGGTCATATGGAAAAAGGGCTTGGTAATGTCTAAATTTTATCACTGTGGCTGAAAACCAGTTACTGGTTGTATTATAGAACAATAGAAAAACTTGATAATATGcaaatataatcttttaataGCCTGACAATAAATTAGTTGCTAGTTTGAATTTCTCCATCCCAACCATAAATGATATATTTGGAAGAAATGAAAGCATTAACCCATGATAGTCAGAGTCCCTTACGCCACTTAAATGGCTCCCCAACCTGAATTAAGTCTGTGTAGAAAGAAAGCTATTGTTCCCAAACTATATTTAAATGCTAACGACCTCTGGATAGTTATTACTGGTCCAGCTGTCACAGGGAACTGTAGGGTCACACTTAAGCTAGTGACTTGTCTACACTTCAGTGTATTGCTGTTTACCTTTTGCTCTGGAcggggaagaaggggaagaactAACGAAGGACTGAGTCAGGATGGCGCTAGGTCCTGGGAGGTCCgcccggccagggctggtcctGCTGGCCCGTGGATCCCCCAGGCCCCTGGGCTGCCCCACGGCCGGCTcgctcttcctccttttcctgaaGTCGCCGGCCAGGCTTGCAGAACTGAAAGAAGGCATCGGGGTAATGTGAACCGGAAAGACTGGCGGAATATGATGGGAACAGTGTTATCATTCTTATCTCTACCCCCCAAACGGCATTGATAGGAATTCCTCCCTTGATATTAAACAGTACTTTTTTGTAATCATCTCTTTAAAATAATggatcaactttatttttttagagcagttttaggtgaCTGAGAAGTGATTGGAAAGTACAGAGTCCCACCCACACATTCCCCTGCACAGAGCCTTCCTATTACTGACAACCTTTATTAGTGTGGTACCTTCATCACAGTCGACAAACTATTCTGATACatcattattaatataattagaGTCCATTTTTTACTTGGGTTTATGTTTCCGTGTTGAGCATTCTGAGTTTTGGCAAATGTGGAATGACATGTGTCCATCCCTGCTGTATTCTATAGAATAATGTCATGTCTATAAAAATGCTGCACATTGTACCTGTCATCCCTCACTCCCCTGAACACCCGGCAACCTCTGATTGTTTACTGTCTCCATAACCTTGCATTTTTTGGAAGGTCCTATTCATGGAACCAACAGTATGCAGCCTTTTTAGATTGGCCTCAGTCATTTAGCGTTACGCCTTTAagatttctctgtctttttttttttttggctgatagctcattactttttattgttgGATAATATTCCATTACATGGCTGGATCACAGTGTGTTCACCCATTCAgctactgaaggacatctgggtTGCTTCAAAGTCTTGGCAATTATGAACTCAGCTGCTGTAAGcattcatgtgcaggtttttgtgtggatattaGTTTGTAATaatcttttaaagtaaaaattcgCCAATTAGTGTAATATGTCATAACTGACAATTCACTCTTACGAGCTGTGTCATGTCTCTGTTCTCTATAAAAGGGTCTAACAACATGAATAGGTCCAGAGGAGGGATgccaagatggaggaagggaccaGAAAAAGGGAAGACATCCTGGTGAGACAAATTTCTTATCTGAGGGCTTGCCTATGGCTCTTCTAATAACCATAGCTTTAAAAAACTTACCCTGGAATTCCAAGGTTTTCctctttaaataatgaatgacCAATGATTAAAGAGTCCTTTCATTCAATTGTATTAAATGGTGCTAACAATCTTAAGGCAGGAAATCTTTATCATGGTTCTGGGTCTGAGTACAGTATCATTTAAGACAAACGTTAGTGAACAGAGATGTACATCACACAGCATGCTGTCTGTCAAATCCCTAGATAAAATTAAACCAGCGGCAGCAGCAAAAGCACACCAGCTCCTACAAGCCAGCAGTATGCTATTTGCTTTCCTGACATTAAGGTCCTATGGAGCCCACAGTGTCACTGTTTCACAAAGGGGTAAATGGGACACACACTCTTCGCAAGGGTAGAGGTGGAGCGAGCCAGATGTTAGAGTTTGTCTGCACTCTTTGAAAGAGGACGCCCCATCTGCTCCTGGACCTGTTTTGCCTTCATTCTTCTTTCGTGTGAGGGTCTGTGAGTCTTTACAGCAATCCTTGGGTCAGATTAGAACTCTAAATTTCAGACATTTTATGGGCATATATaggtggaaaaaaatataaaagcagaggTTGGGGGAGTGCTTTTTTTAGTGACATGAATGCCATTGGATAGCCCTCATGAACGCAATTTACAAAGCTTTCTTCTTTGTGTAGACATCTATACATGAGGGCACATTAATGTCACATAAATATGTGTTGTTGAGGATACAATATGGCTGGGAGTTTGAATTATTTAATATTGCTATTGAACTGTGTCTgaatttctgtaatattttaaagtcagTATGATATTCAAAACCCACCAACAGAACTTACCTTGGTGGACTTTTAAGGCAGGACTACTAGTGTGTTGTAAGCTATTTTGGTTCCATTCTACTTTGTCCCTGCTCCGCGTTAACTGTGTTAACTTAGTAAGTTATGGAGCCTAAGTGTCAGTCTGCTCAGAGATGAAATGGGGGTAAATGGTACTTAACTCATAGTGGTGTCTTAAGGATGGAATGTGTTTATGTACTTAGAATGTCTGGAATATAGTAAGCCCTCATTTAAAAGAGACAAGGAAGGGGAGAATTTCTCAGTTTGTAAAGCAGTTCAGAAATATTTCACTTAActtttataaattcttaaatatgagcatataaaataatgcagaaacaaaataaaacaacttcaTAAAGTAcagtgcttaaaataaaaatgtgatacaTAGTCCTCATTACtacttcactgaaaaaaaaatcacagtataCCATACTCTAGTTGTATCCTGTACTGGCATTCTTACCTAGAGGGTCTTTCCAGGCTTCTGTCTATAGAGGATTGATACAAGGAGGCCTGTGAAGATAGAATAAGAGTACCATGAAAATTTTTACCATGGCAAAATTTATTTTGTCCATGAACAGTAAGTTAGGTATGCTAAAAAGAATATTGTAAAAATTGAGATTAAAACTACCATTTATTATTACCACCAAAAATATCTTCCCCCAGAAGAAATCAGGCCACCTCATATGTCTACTTTCTTCTCATCTATTTTCTCTTCTGATACTCTGCTCTGGGTTTCTCTGTTTTACTCAAATCACTTATAACCTAAACACTGcctgagaaaaaatagaaaaatcaatagcCACTCCTTTATGTAGAAAATTGACTATAAATAGAAATTTCCTACAGAAAGGAAtggtgtgatttttaaaaaat
Encoded proteins:
- the SORBS2 gene encoding sorbin and SH3 domain-containing protein 2 isoform X9; translated protein: MRAAAPLQTVDRPKDWYKTMFKQIHMVHKPDDDTDMYNTPYTYNAGLYNSPYSAQSHPAAKTQTYRPLSKSHSDNGTDVFKDASSPVPPPHVPPPVPPLRPRDRSSTEKHDWDPPDRKVDTRKFRSEPRSIFEYEPGKSSILQHERPASLYQSSIDRSLERPSSSASLAGDFRKRRKSEPAVGQPRGLGDPRASRTSPGRADLPGPSAILTQSFVSSSPSSPSRAKGGDDSKMCPSLCSYSGLNGNPSNEVDYCNTYRQHLDVPCDSQRAITFKNGWQMARQNAEVWSSTEETVSPKIKSRSCDDLLNDDSDSFPDPKAKSESMGSLLCEEDPEESCPVPWASPYLPEGRSRLRHRSAHNAPGFLKMYKKMHRINRKDLMSSEVICSVKSRIMQYENEPPNKGLLHGWSQSSTEEVPRDMVPTRISEFEKLIQKSKSMPNLGDEMLSPVILEPQQNGLCPQRRFSIESLLEEESQSRHPCQGPRGHKSKALVPIHIEVTSEDQPRPHVEFSDSDQDGVVSDHSDYVHVEGSSFCSESDFDHFSFTSSESFYGASHHHHHHHHHHHHRHLVSSCKGRCPASYTRFTTMLKHERAKHENPEEPRRQDMDPGLSKLAFLVSPVPFRRKKSSTPKKQTEKAKSKTSVFEALDSALKDICDQIKAEKRRGSLPDNSILHRLISELMPDVPERNSSLKILRSPGRQPFHPLPQDGATHGPLYQNDGGRMPHSASFQDMDSNNNAYHHPDPESALSLQDRESPRSYSSTLTDLGRSAPRERRGTPEKEKLPAKAVYDFKAQTSKELSFKKGDTVYILRKIDQNWYEGEHHGRVGIFPISYVEKLTPPEKAQPARPPPPAQPGEIGEAIAKYNFNADTNVELSLRKGDRIILLKRVDQNWYEGKIPGTTRQGIFPVSYVEVVKRNPPKGAEDYPDPPIPHSYSSDRIHSLSSNKPQRPAFTHDSIQGGGEPFQALYNYTPRNEDELELRESDVIDVMEKCDDGWFVGTSRRTKFFGTFPGNYVKRL
- the SORBS2 gene encoding sorbin and SH3 domain-containing protein 2 isoform X7; its protein translation is MNTDSGGCARKRAAMSVTLTSVKRVQSSPNLLAAGRDSQSPDSAKGFRSVRPNLQEKRSPTQSQITVNGNSGGAVSPMSYYQRPFSPSAYSLPGSLNSSIIMQHGRSLDSAEAYPQHAQSLDGTLGSSIPLYRSSEEEKRVTVIKAPHYPGIGPVDESGIPTAIRTTVDRPKDWYKTMFKQIHMVHKPGLYNSPYSAQSHPAAKTQTYRPLSKSHSDNGTDVFKDASSPVPPPHVPPPVPPLRPRDRSSTEKHDWDPPDRKVDTRKFRSEPRSIFEYEPGKSSILQHERPASLYQSSIDRSLERPSSSASLAGDFRKRRKSEPAVGQPRGLGDPRASRTSPGRADLPGPSAILTQSFVSSSPSSPSRAKGGDDSKMCPSLCSYSGLNGNPSNEVDYCNTYRQHLDVPCDSQRAITFKNGWQMARQNAEVWSSTEETVSPKIKSRSCDDLLNDDSDSFPDPKAKSESMGSLLCEEDPEESCPVPWASPYLPEGRSRLRHRSAHNAPGFLKMYKKMHRINRKDLMSSEVICSVKSRIMQYENEPPNKGLLHGWSQSSTEEVPRDMVPTRISEFEKLIQKSKSMPNLGDEMLSPVILEPQQNGLCPQRRFSIESLLEEESQSRHPCQGPRGHKSKALVPIHIEVTSEDQPRPHVEFSDSDQDGVVSDHSDYVHVEGSSFCSESDFDHFSFTSSESFYGASHHHHHHHHHHHHRHLVSSCKGRCPASYTRFTTMLKHERAKHENPEEPRRQDMDPGLSKLAFLVSPVPFRRKKSSTPKKQTEKAKSKTSVFEALDSALKDICDQIKAEKRRGSLPDNSILHRLISELMPDVPERNSSLKILRSPGRQPFHPLPQDGATHGPLYQNDGGRMPHSASFQDMDSNNNAYHHPDPESALSLQDRESPRSYSSTLTDLGRSAPRERRGTPEKEKLPAKAVYDFKAQTSKELSFKKGDTVYILRKIDQNWYEGEHHGRVGIFPISYVEKLTPPEKAQPARPPPPAQPGEIGEAIAKYNFNADTNVELSLRKGDRIILLKRVDQNWYEGKIPGTTRQGIFPVSYVEVVKRNPPKGAEDYPDPPIPHSYSSDRIHSLSSNKPQRPAFTHDSIQGGGEPFQALYNYTPRNEDELELRESDVIDVMEKCDDGWFVGTSRRTKFFGTFPGNYVKRL
- the SORBS2 gene encoding sorbin and SH3 domain-containing protein 2 isoform X4; the protein is MNTDSGGCARKRAAMSVTLTSVKRVQSSPNLLAAGRDSQSPDSAWRSYNDQETLNGDATYSSLAAKGFRSVRPNLQEKRSPTQSQITVNGNSGGAVSPMSYYQRPFSPSAYSLPGSLNSSIIMQHGRSLDSAEAYPQHAQSLDGTLGSSIPLYRSSEEEKRVTVIKAPHYPGIGPVDESGIPTAIRTTVDRPKDWYKTMFKQIHMVHKPDDDTDMYNTPYTYNAGLYNSPYSAQSHPAAKTQTYRPLSKSHSDNGTDVFKDASSPVPPPHVPPPVPPLRPRDRSSTEKHDWDPPDRKVDTRKFRSEPRSIFEYEPGKSSILQHERPASLYQSSIDRSLERPSSSASLAGDFRKRRKSEPAVGQPRGLGDPRASRTSPGRADLPGPSAILTQSFVSSSPSSPSRAKGGDDSKMCPSLCSYSGLNGNPSNEVDYCNTYRQHLDVPCDSQRAITFKNGWQMARQNAEVWSSTEETVSPKIKSRSCDDLLNDDSDSFPDPKAKSESMGSLLCEEDPEESCPVPWASPYLPEGRSRLRHRSAHNAPGFLKMYKKMHRINRKDLMSSEVICSVKSRIMQYENEPPNKGLLHGWSQSSTEEVPRDMVPTRISEFEKLIQKSKSMPNLGDEMLSPVILEPQQNGLCPQRRFSIESLLEEESQSRHPCQGPRGHKSKALVPIHIEVTSEDQPRPHVEFSDSDQDGVVSDHSDYVHVEGSSFCSESDFDHFSFTSSESFYGASHHHHHHHHHHHHRHLVSSCKGRCPASYTRFTTMLKHERAKHENPEEPRRQDMDPGLSKLAFLVSPVPFRRKKSSTPKKQTEKAKSKTSVFEALDSALKDICDQIKAEKRRGSLPDNSILHRLISELMPDVPERNSSLKILRSPGRQPFHPLPQDGATHGPLYQNDGGRMPHSASFQDMDSNNNAYHHPDPESALSLQDRESPRSYSSTLTDLGRSAPRERRGTPEKEKLPAKAVYDFKAQTSKELSFKKGDTVYILRKIDQNWYEGEHHGRVGIFPISYVEKLTPPEKAQPARPPPPAQPGEIGEAIAKYNFNADTNVELSLRKGDRIILLKRVDQNWYEGKIPGTTRQGIFPVSYVEVVKRNPPKGAEDYPDPPIPHSYSSDRIHSLSSNKPQRPAFTHDSIQGGGEPFQALYNYTPRNEDELELRESDVIDVMEKCDDGWFVGTSRRTKFFGTFPGNYVKRL
- the SORBS2 gene encoding sorbin and SH3 domain-containing protein 2 isoform X8, translating into MRAAAPLQTVDRPKDWYKTMFKQIHMVHKPDDDTDMYNTPYTYNAGLYNSPYSAQSHPAAKTQTYRPLSKSHSDNGTDVFKDASSPVPPPHVPPPVPPLRPRDRSSTEKHDWDPPDRKVDTRKFRSEPRSIFEYEPGKSSILQHERPPPLPTTPTPVPREPGWKPTSLSPCGEVTGSPSPPPRSGLPTPSPSTPALSPVWPPKKALDYVQDHSSGVSNEASLYQSSIDRSLERPSSSASLAGDFRKRRKSEPAVGQPRGLGDPRASRTSPGRADLPGPSAILTQSFVSSSPSSPSRAKGGDDSKMCPSLCSYSGLNGNPSNEVDYCNTYRQHLDVPCDSQRAITFKNGWQMARQNAEVWSSTEETVSPKIKSRSCDDLLNDDSDSFPDPKAKSESMGSLLCEEDPEESCPVPWASPYLPEGRSRLRHRSAHNAPGFLKMYKKMHRINRKDLMSSEVICSVKSRIMQYENEPPNKGLLHGWSQSSTEEVPRDMVPTRISEFEKLIQKSKSMPNLGDEMLSPVILEPQQNGLCPQRRFSIESLLEEESQSRHPCQGPRGHKSKALVPIHIEVTSEDQPRPHVEFSDSDQDGVVSDHSDYVHVEGSSFCSESDFDHFSFTSSESFYGASHHHHHHHHHHHHRHLVSSCKGRCPASYTRFTTMLKHERAKHENPEEPRRQDMDPGLSKLAFLVSPVPFRRKKSSTPKKQTEKAKSKTSVFEALDSALKDICDQIKAEKRRGSLPDNSILHRLISELMPDVPERNSSLKILRSPGRQPFHPLPQDGATHGPLYQNDGGRMPHSASFQDMDSNNNAYHHPDPESALSLQDRESPRSYSSTLTDLGRSAPRERRGTPEKEKLPAKAVYDFKAQTSKELSFKKGDTVYILRKIDQNWYEGEHHGRVGIFPISYVEKLTPPEKAQPARPPPPAQPGEIGEAIAKYNFNADTNVELSLRKGDRIILLKRVDQNWYEGKIPGTTRQGIFPVSYVEVVKRNPPKGAEDYPDPPIPHSYSSDRIHSLSSNKPQRPAFTHDSIQGGGEPFQALYNYTPRNEDELELRESDVIDVMEKCDDGWFVGTSRRTKFFGTFPGNYVKRL
- the SORBS2 gene encoding sorbin and SH3 domain-containing protein 2 isoform X5 yields the protein MNTDSGGCARKRAAMSVTLTSVKRVQSSPNLLAAGRDSQSPDSAWRSYNDQETLNGDATYSSLAAKGFRSVRPNLQEKRSPTQSQITVNGNSGGAVSPMSYYQRPFSPSAYSLPGSLNSSIIMQHGRSLDSAEAYPQHAQSLDGTLGSSIPLYRSSEEEKRVTVIKAPHYPGIGPVDESGIPTAIRTTVDRPKDWYKTMFKQIHMVHKPGLYNSPYSAQSHPAAKTQTYRPLSKSHSDNGTDVFKDASSPVPPPHVPPPVPPLRPRDRSSTEKHDWDPPDRKVDTRKFRSEPRSIFEYEPGKSSILQHERPASLYQSSIDRSLERPSSSASLAGDFRKRRKSEPAVGQPRGLGDPRASRTSPGRADLPGPSAILTQSFVSSSPSSPSRAKGGDDSKMCPSLCSYSGLNGNPSNEVDYCNTYRQHLDVPCDSQRAITFKNGWQMARQNAEVWSSTEETVSPKIKSRSCDDLLNDDSDSFPDPKAKSESMGSLLCEEDPEESCPVPWASPYLPEGRSRLRHRSAHNAPGFLKMYKKMHRINRKDLMSSEVICSVKSRIMQYENEPPNKGLLHGWSQSSTEEVPRDMVPTRISEFEKLIQKSKSMPNLGDEMLSPVILEPQQNGLCPQRRFSIESLLEEESQSRHPCQGPRGHKSKALVPIHIEVTSEDQPRPHVEFSDSDQDGVVSDHSDYVHVEGSSFCSESDFDHFSFTSSESFYGASHHHHHHHHHHHHRHLVSSCKGRCPASYTRFTTMLKHERAKHENPEEPRRQDMDPGLSKLAFLVSPVPFRRKKSSTPKKQTEKAKSKTSVFEALDSALKDICDQIKAEKRRGSLPDNSILHRLISELMPDVPERNSSLKILRSPGRQPFHPLPQDGATHGPLYQNDGGRMPHSASFQDMDSNNNAYHHPDPESALSLQDRESPRSYSSTLTDLGRSAPRERRGTPEKEKLPAKAVYDFKAQTSKELSFKKGDTVYILRKIDQNWYEGEHHGRVGIFPISYVEKLTPPEKAQPARPPPPAQPGEIGEAIAKYNFNADTNVELSLRKGDRIILLKRVDQNWYEGKIPGTTRQGIFPVSYVEVVKRNPPKGAEDYPDPPIPHSYSSDRIHSLSSNKPQRPAFTHDSIQGGGEPFQALYNYTPRNEDELELRESDVIDVMEKCDDGWFVGTSRRTKFFGTFPGNYVKRL
- the SORBS2 gene encoding sorbin and SH3 domain-containing protein 2 isoform X6, translating into MNTDSGGCARKRAAMSVTLTSVKRVQSSPNLLAAGRDSQSPDSAKGFRSVRPNLQEKRSPTQSQITVNGNSGGAVSPMSYYQRPFSPSAYSLPGSLNSSIIMQHGRSLDSAEAYPQHAQSLDGTLGSSIPLYRSSEEEKRVTVIKAPHYPGIGPVDESGIPTAIRTTVDRPKDWYKTMFKQIHMVHKPDDDTDMYNTPYTYNAGLYNSPYSAQSHPAAKTQTYRPLSKSHSDNGTDVFKDASSPVPPPHVPPPVPPLRPRDRSSTEKHDWDPPDRKVDTRKFRSEPRSIFEYEPGKSSILQHERPASLYQSSIDRSLERPSSSASLAGDFRKRRKSEPAVGQPRGLGDPRASRTSPGRADLPGPSAILTQSFVSSSPSSPSRAKGGDDSKMCPSLCSYSGLNGNPSNEVDYCNTYRQHLDVPCDSQRAITFKNGWQMARQNAEVWSSTEETVSPKIKSRSCDDLLNDDSDSFPDPKAKSESMGSLLCEEDPEESCPVPWASPYLPEGRSRLRHRSAHNAPGFLKMYKKMHRINRKDLMSSEVICSVKSRIMQYENEPPNKGLLHGWSQSSTEEVPRDMVPTRISEFEKLIQKSKSMPNLGDEMLSPVILEPQQNGLCPQRRFSIESLLEEESQSRHPCQGPRGHKSKALVPIHIEVTSEDQPRPHVEFSDSDQDGVVSDHSDYVHVEGSSFCSESDFDHFSFTSSESFYGASHHHHHHHHHHHHRHLVSSCKGRCPASYTRFTTMLKHERAKHENPEEPRRQDMDPGLSKLAFLVSPVPFRRKKSSTPKKQTEKAKSKTSVFEALDSALKDICDQIKAEKRRGSLPDNSILHRLISELMPDVPERNSSLKILRSPGRQPFHPLPQDGATHGPLYQNDGGRMPHSASFQDMDSNNNAYHHPDPESALSLQDRESPRSYSSTLTDLGRSAPRERRGTPEKEKLPAKAVYDFKAQTSKELSFKKGDTVYILRKIDQNWYEGEHHGRVGIFPISYVEKLTPPEKAQPARPPPPAQPGEIGEAIAKYNFNADTNVELSLRKGDRIILLKRVDQNWYEGKIPGTTRQGIFPVSYVEVVKRNPPKGAEDYPDPPIPHSYSSDRIHSLSSNKPQRPAFTHDSIQGGGEPFQALYNYTPRNEDELELRESDVIDVMEKCDDGWFVGTSRRTKFFGTFPGNYVKRL
- the SORBS2 gene encoding sorbin and SH3 domain-containing protein 2 isoform X11 encodes the protein MRAAAPLQTVDRPKDWYKTMFKQIHMVHKPGLYNSPYSAQSHPAAKTQTYRPLSKSHSDNGTDVFKDASSPVPPPHVPPPVPPLRPRDRSSTEKHDWDPPDRKVDTRKFRSEPRSIFEYEPGKSSILQHERPASLYQSSIDRSLERPSSSASLAGDFRKRRKSEPAVGQPRGLGDPRASRTSPGRADLPGPSAILTQSFVSSSPSSPSRAKGGDDSKMCPSLCSYSGLNGNPSNEVDYCNTYRQHLDVPCDSQRAITFKNGWQMARQNAEVWSSTEETVSPKIKSRSCDDLLNDDSDSFPDPKAKSESMGSLLCEEDPEESCPVPWASPYLPEGRSRLRHRSAHNAPGFLKMYKKMHRINRKDLMSSEVICSVKSRIMQYENEPPNKGLLHGWSQSSTEEVPRDMVPTRISEFEKLIQKSKSMPNLGDEMLSPVILEPQQNGLCPQRRFSIESLLEEESQSRHPCQGPRGHKSKALVPIHIEVTSEDQPRPHVEFSDSDQDGVVSDHSDYVHVEGSSFCSESDFDHFSFTSSESFYGASHHHHHHHHHHHHRHLVSSCKGRCPASYTRFTTMLKHERAKHENPEEPRRQDMDPGLSKLAFLVSPVPFRRKKSSTPKKQTEKAKSKTSVFEALDSALKDICDQIKAEKRRGSLPDNSILHRLISELMPDVPERNSSLKILRSPGRQPFHPLPQDGATHGPLYQNDGGRMPHSASFQDMDSNNNAYHHPDPESALSLQDRESPRSYSSTLTDLGRSAPRERRGTPEKEKLPAKAVYDFKAQTSKELSFKKGDTVYILRKIDQNWYEGEHHGRVGIFPISYVEKLTPPEKAQPARPPPPAQPGEIGEAIAKYNFNADTNVELSLRKGDRIILLKRVDQNWYEGKIPGTTRQGIFPVSYVEVVKRNPPKGAEDYPDPPIPHSYSSDRIHSLSSNKPQRPAFTHDSIQGGGEPFQALYNYTPRNEDELELRESDVIDVMEKCDDGWFVGTSRRTKFFGTFPGNYVKRL